A region of Pseudomonas saponiphila DNA encodes the following proteins:
- a CDS encoding acyl-CoA thioesterase, whose translation MIELEQEDPIPQGDLALQITALPRETNGFGDIFGGWLVAQMDLAGTAMASRVAGGRVATVAIDRMAFLVPVAVGAQLSFYTQTLEIGRSSIQMMVEVWSDDPLSSEWRKVTEAVFVFVAIDGSGRTRSVPPRAR comes from the coding sequence ATGATAGAGCTCGAACAAGAAGATCCAATCCCGCAAGGCGACCTGGCCCTGCAAATCACCGCCTTGCCCCGTGAAACCAACGGTTTTGGCGATATTTTCGGCGGCTGGCTGGTCGCCCAGATGGACCTGGCGGGCACCGCCATGGCCAGCCGCGTCGCTGGTGGCCGAGTGGCCACGGTGGCCATCGACCGCATGGCATTCCTGGTGCCGGTGGCCGTGGGCGCGCAGCTGTCCTTCTATACCCAGACCCTGGAAATCGGCCGCAGCTCGATCCAGATGATGGTCGAAGTGTGGAGCGACGACCCGCTGTCCAGCGAATGGCGCAAGGTCACCGAAGCGGTGTTCGTGTTCGTCGCCATCGATGGCAGCGGCCGCACCCGCTCGGTTCCCCCCCGCGCCCGTTAA
- a CDS encoding MFS transporter, translated as MTTVPASAAQSAQPARPLTRSDYKTLSLSALGGALEFYDFIIFVFFATVVGKLFFPADMPEWLRLMQTFGIFAAGYLARPLGGIVMAHFGDLLGRKKMFTLSIFMMAVPTLIMGLLPTYAQIGLWAPILLLLMRVIQGAAIGGEVPGAWVFVSEHVPQRHIGYACGTLTSGLTAGILLGSLVATAINSIYTPAEVADYAWRIPFLLGGVFGLFSVYLRRLLHETPVFAELQQRKALAEELPLRAVLRDHRGAIVISMLLTWLLSAGIIVVILMTPTVLQTVYKFPAITALEANSLAIVFLSLGCVISGVLADRFGAGKVFVFGSALLLATSWTFYHGLLDNPQWLFPMYALTGLFVGTIGAVPYVMVKAFPAVVRFSGLSFSYNLAYAIFGGLTPMVVTWLLKESPMGPAYYVAIICGIGLLVGLYLWVKGR; from the coding sequence ATGACCACTGTGCCTGCGAGCGCCGCGCAATCTGCGCAACCCGCCCGTCCGCTGACCCGTAGTGACTACAAGACCTTGTCCCTGTCCGCCCTGGGTGGGGCGCTGGAGTTCTACGACTTCATCATCTTCGTGTTCTTCGCCACCGTGGTCGGCAAGCTGTTCTTCCCCGCGGACATGCCCGAGTGGCTGCGCCTGATGCAGACCTTCGGCATCTTCGCCGCCGGTTACCTGGCTCGTCCCCTGGGCGGGATCGTCATGGCTCACTTCGGCGACCTGCTGGGGCGCAAGAAGATGTTCACCCTGAGCATTTTCATGATGGCGGTGCCGACCCTGATCATGGGCCTGTTGCCGACCTACGCGCAGATCGGCCTGTGGGCGCCGATCCTGCTGTTGCTGATGCGGGTGATCCAGGGCGCGGCCATCGGCGGTGAAGTGCCCGGGGCCTGGGTCTTTGTTTCCGAACACGTGCCGCAACGGCATATCGGCTATGCCTGCGGCACCCTGACCTCGGGCCTGACCGCCGGGATTCTCCTGGGCTCGCTGGTGGCCACGGCGATCAACAGCATCTATACCCCGGCGGAAGTGGCGGACTACGCCTGGCGGATTCCGTTCCTGCTGGGCGGGGTGTTCGGCCTGTTCTCGGTGTACCTGCGCCGCCTGCTGCACGAAACCCCGGTGTTCGCCGAGCTGCAACAGCGCAAGGCCCTGGCCGAGGAGCTGCCGCTGCGCGCAGTGCTGCGCGATCACCGTGGCGCCATCGTGATTTCCATGCTGCTGACCTGGCTGCTGTCCGCCGGGATCATCGTGGTGATCCTGATGACCCCCACCGTGCTGCAGACCGTCTATAAATTCCCGGCCATCACTGCCCTGGAAGCCAACAGCCTGGCCATCGTGTTCCTCAGCCTTGGCTGCGTGATTTCCGGGGTTCTGGCGGACCGTTTCGGTGCTGGCAAGGTGTTCGTGTTCGGCAGCGCCTTGCTGCTGGCCACCTCCTGGACCTTCTATCACGGCCTGCTGGACAACCCGCAGTGGCTGTTCCCGATGTATGCCCTGACCGGTCTGTTTGTCGGCACCATCGGCGCGGTGCCTTACGTGATGGTCAAGGCGTTCCCGGCAGTGGTGCGCTTCAGTGGCCTGTCGTTTTCCTACAACCTGGCCTACGCGATCTTCGGTGGCCTGACGCCGATGGTGGTGACCTGGCTGCTCAAGGAAAGCCCGATGGGCCCGGCCTACTACGTGGCAATCATTTGCGGCATCGGCCTGCTGGTCGGCCTGTACCTGTGGGTCAAGGGCCGCTGA